A single window of Vibrio sp. SCSIO 43137 DNA harbors:
- the glnE gene encoding bifunctional [glutamate--ammonia ligase]-adenylyl-L-tyrosine phosphorylase/[glutamate--ammonia-ligase] adenylyltransferase yields the protein MQLPENLTIEYQKAYDQLNDISRQIIESWPDDYQQQLKKVLAVSKFVADAIGQDEELCRLLPQMLASGSREEEYRSSLRTLLAECNDEACGLRILRQFRRREMVLIAWRDFSANWTLDESLSHLSMLAEAMIFETYQWQYRVCCNEWGTPCNADGEQQPMLIIGMGKLGGGELNFSSDIDLIFTYPENGETTGARRSIANAQFFTRLGQRIIKALDQQTFDGFCYRVDMRLRPFGESGPLVMSYAALEDYYQEQGRDWERYAMIKGRVMGSEMYPQYQELRKMLRPFVFRRYIDFSAIQSLRRMKSMISSEVRRRKLSNNIKLGAGGIREIEFIAQVFQLIRGGREPSLRGRGLLETLAAIKELKLLKAEEVGQLQQSYRFLRKLENLLQAMADKQTQTLPDNPDEQFKLAFAMGFADWQAMREATAECMSAVHTIFEALIGDEEEEVKPVNKHFSELWDMAHSQEVIQHVLTEDIQSGQPEDDAATIIQFKADLAKKTLGPRGREVLNRLMPKVFEAIFANKDAKYGLPRVLQLLHRISTRTTYLELLDEHTAALSQLVRLCTASPMISEQLSRYPILLDELLDPQQLYNPIALDAYRVELRDFLARIPEDDMEQQMEALRQFKQICILKIAAADIAGALPVMKVSDHLTYLAEAIVEAVINQAWLQVTEKFGEPDHLKDREGKGFAVVGYGKVGGWELGYNSDLDIVFMHDCPVHSYTTGKKEIDSRQFYLRLAQRIIHIFSTRTASGILYEVDTRLRPSGASGLLVSPVEAFEEYQLNDAWTWEHQALVRTRIIYGDSSFFDAFNAIREKVLCLPREDESLKKQVTEMREKMRDHLGGKKAGRFMLKQDQGGITDIEFLAQYLVLRFSQGNPALTRWSDNVRIFESLMQQAIVTEQEKEQLNHAYTRLRDEIHHRNLLNQDADVDEARFKEEREYVTEQWNKWLA from the coding sequence ATGCAGCTACCGGAAAATCTCACTATTGAATACCAGAAAGCTTACGATCAATTGAATGATATCAGCCGCCAGATTATTGAGAGCTGGCCGGATGATTATCAGCAGCAACTTAAAAAAGTACTGGCGGTCAGTAAGTTCGTTGCTGATGCCATCGGACAAGATGAAGAGCTCTGCCGTTTGTTGCCTCAGATGCTGGCGTCCGGCAGCAGGGAAGAAGAGTACAGAAGCTCACTTCGCACCCTGCTAGCGGAGTGCAATGACGAAGCGTGTGGCTTGAGAATCCTGCGCCAGTTCCGCCGGCGTGAAATGGTGCTGATTGCCTGGCGCGATTTCTCGGCTAACTGGACACTGGATGAAAGCCTGAGCCATCTCTCTATGCTGGCGGAAGCGATGATTTTTGAAACGTACCAGTGGCAATACCGGGTTTGCTGCAATGAGTGGGGTACGCCCTGTAATGCCGACGGTGAACAGCAGCCTATGTTAATTATCGGTATGGGTAAGCTGGGTGGTGGTGAACTGAACTTCTCTTCCGATATCGACCTGATTTTTACCTATCCGGAAAACGGTGAGACAACGGGTGCCAGACGCAGCATTGCTAACGCACAATTTTTTACCCGCCTCGGGCAGAGGATTATTAAAGCGTTAGACCAACAGACCTTCGATGGTTTCTGCTACCGGGTGGATATGCGTTTGAGACCTTTTGGTGAGAGTGGTCCGCTGGTGATGAGCTATGCGGCTCTGGAAGATTATTATCAGGAGCAGGGACGAGACTGGGAACGTTATGCCATGATCAAAGGCCGGGTAATGGGCAGTGAAATGTATCCCCAGTATCAGGAGCTGAGAAAAATGCTGCGGCCGTTTGTATTCCGCAGATACATTGATTTTAGTGCCATACAGTCGCTGCGCCGGATGAAGTCGATGATCTCCAGTGAAGTAAGGCGCAGAAAACTGAGCAACAACATTAAGCTGGGTGCCGGTGGTATCCGGGAGATAGAGTTTATTGCTCAGGTATTTCAGTTAATCCGTGGCGGGCGGGAGCCTTCTCTCAGGGGACGGGGGCTGCTGGAAACACTGGCGGCGATTAAAGAACTGAAATTGCTGAAAGCAGAAGAAGTGGGGCAGTTGCAGCAGAGCTACCGTTTTCTGAGAAAGCTGGAGAACTTGCTACAGGCAATGGCGGATAAGCAGACACAGACCCTGCCTGATAATCCGGACGAGCAGTTTAAGCTGGCCTTCGCCATGGGATTTGCAGACTGGCAGGCAATGAGAGAAGCGACAGCAGAGTGTATGTCGGCTGTTCATACTATTTTTGAAGCTTTGATCGGAGATGAAGAAGAAGAGGTAAAGCCGGTCAATAAACATTTCTCCGAGCTGTGGGATATGGCCCACTCTCAGGAAGTGATTCAACACGTTTTGACAGAAGATATCCAAAGTGGCCAGCCGGAAGATGATGCGGCGACCATTATTCAGTTTAAGGCCGACTTGGCTAAGAAGACCCTTGGCCCGAGAGGGAGAGAAGTACTTAATCGTCTGATGCCTAAGGTATTTGAGGCGATATTTGCCAATAAAGATGCCAAATATGGCCTTCCGAGAGTATTGCAGCTACTACATAGGATCTCGACCCGTACAACTTATCTGGAATTGCTAGATGAACACACTGCCGCCCTGAGCCAGCTAGTCCGTCTCTGTACAGCCAGCCCTATGATATCTGAACAGCTCAGCCGTTATCCTATTCTTCTGGATGAGCTGCTGGATCCGCAGCAACTTTATAACCCTATCGCTTTAGATGCTTACCGTGTGGAGCTGAGAGATTTCTTAGCCAGAATTCCTGAAGATGATATGGAGCAGCAGATGGAAGCGCTGCGGCAGTTTAAGCAGATCTGTATCTTGAAAATCGCGGCGGCTGATATTGCCGGTGCCCTGCCTGTAATGAAAGTAAGTGATCACTTAACTTATCTGGCCGAAGCCATTGTTGAAGCGGTTATTAATCAGGCATGGTTGCAGGTAACAGAAAAATTCGGAGAGCCTGATCATCTTAAGGACAGGGAAGGAAAAGGCTTTGCCGTGGTCGGTTACGGTAAAGTGGGTGGCTGGGAGCTGGGTTATAATTCAGACCTTGATATTGTCTTTATGCACGACTGTCCGGTTCATAGCTATACCACGGGTAAGAAAGAGATTGATAGCCGGCAGTTTTACCTGCGTCTGGCGCAGCGCATTATCCATATTTTCTCGACCAGAACTGCCTCCGGTATTTTGTATGAAGTGGATACACGACTTCGTCCGTCAGGTGCTTCCGGCTTGCTGGTTAGTCCGGTGGAAGCCTTTGAAGAGTACCAGTTAAATGATGCGTGGACATGGGAGCATCAGGCATTGGTGCGTACCCGGATTATCTACGGTGATTCCTCATTCTTTGATGCGTTCAATGCCATTCGTGAAAAAGTGCTTTGCCTGCCAAGGGAAGACGAGAGCCTGAAAAAACAGGTGACAGAGATGCGTGAGAAGATGCGTGATCACCTTGGTGGAAAGAAAGCCGGGCGTTTTATGCTTAAGCAGGATCAGGGCGGTATTACCGATATCGAATTTTTGGCTCAGTATTTGGTTTTACGCTTTAGCCAGGGGAACCCTGCCTTAACACGCTGGTCGGATAATGTGCGTATTTTTGAGTCGCTTATGCAGCAGGCGATTGTGACAGAGCAAGAGAAAGAGCAACTCAACCACGCTTATACAAGGCTGCGTGATGAGATTCACCATCGGAATCTGCTTAATCAGGATGCAGATGTTGATGAGGCGCGTTTTAAGGAAGAGCGGGAATACGTGACGGAACAATGGAATAAATGGTTGGCTTAG